From the genome of Uranotaenia lowii strain MFRU-FL chromosome 1, ASM2978415v1, whole genome shotgun sequence, one region includes:
- the LOC129749392 gene encoding uncharacterized protein LOC129749392: MILIAGVDNYMNVSMETTTVLGAALGFIALMLVLFLYINRKWCFATPGTFLCCDENTLPAKTVHTIRSRFAYDGNSSSDSEEEILRRLKMQQSCSLHSSGQLSRYGAGGLGPLDPDLASNYSGSGLQHITIGAPLLSPDSVSSSGGNTVLSLGGGGRAGSGELVPRSKESRKHDRHHHGHHHHHHHHHGGGSHSRNGSSRDPLALAERGRIGMPHSSSECSSNSSVEASVESNTGLMGGEKKDRRLILQSATGGILGDTPTKELSGESRKDGGSIGGGSSTSGKYNRLSVQHQDSLEDVPDLSNNQDCIVVLSQEPLFDTSDLKSLKSDTGTIGPGPESPTSISSPNGTLEISLLYDAPMRKMTVHVLQARGIPSRSSEKGILEGVAAAIEKSTGDSNAKNSSLPLLTTTHTQVRLLLLPAKKQKHKTKIRAGENPQFMESFLLHRVNPEEVNSMGLRVRVYGCERMRRERLIGESIVSFANIDLELETNLWLPLEPRANSTINGSTSDILSLARSDSTGSTTSMQHGGVPELLLALGYNGTTGRLTVEIVKGSQFRNLALNKVPDTYVKLCLVNSMGQEMARAKTSTRRGQPNPLFKETFIFQVALFQLNDVTLMVSVYAKRNMKRNEMVGWFSMGLNSSGPEENDHWREMRDGMNPRSELVTRWHVLVDS; encoded by the exons GAAGCCGCTTCGCTTACGATGGTAACTCGAGCTCGGACTCGGAGGAGGAAATCCTGCGGCGGCTGAAGATGCAGCAATCGTGCAGCCTGCACAGCTCGGGTCAGCTTTCGCGGTACGGTGCCGGCGGTCTCGGTCCCCTGGATCCGGACCTCGCTTCAAACTACAGTGGAAGCGGGCTGCAGCACATCACCATCGGTGCACCGCTGCTGAGTCCGGATAGTGTCAGCAGTAGCGGAGGGAATACCGTCCTATCACTTGGAGGTGGTGGTCGAGCAGGCAGTGGAGAGCTAGTTCCTCGAAGTAAGGAAAGTAGGAAACACGATCGGCATCATCACGGTCACCATCATCACCACCACCACCATCATGGGGGTGGGTCGCACAGTCGTAACGGGTCATCACGGGATCCACTGGCACTGGCCGAGCGAGGTAGGATTGGAATGCCGCACTCGAGTAGTGAGTGTAGCTCCAACAGTTCCGTCGAAGCCTCGGTGGAGAGTAATACGGGGTTGATGGGTGGTGAGAAGAAGGATCGACGGTTGATTTTGCAGTCGGCAACTGGTGGAATACTGGGTGACACTCCAACGAAGGAACTATCTGGCGAAAGTCGCAAGGATGGTGGGAGTATCGGTGGTGGATCATCGACCAGTGGCAAGTACAATCGGCTTTCGGTGCAGCATCAAGACAGTTTGGAAGACGTTCCCGACCTTAGCAACAATCAAGAT tgtatcgTGGTTCTTTCACAGGAACCTCTCTTCGATACCAGTGACTTGAAGTCCCTCAAATCGGACACCGGTACCATAGGTCCGGGTCCGGAAAGTCCCACGTCCATCAGCAGTCCCAACGGAACCCTGGAGATATCTCTGCTGTACGACGCTCCGATGCGGAAGATGACGGTGCATGTACTGCAAGCCCGAGGCATCCCTTCAAGAAGTAGCGAAAAGGGTATCTTGGAAGGAGTCGCTGCAGCGATCGAGAAATCAACCGGAGACTCCAATGCCAAGAACAGCAGTCTACCGCTGTTGACGACTACGCACACACAGGTTCGGCTGCTACTGCTACCGGCCAAAAAGCAGAAGCACAAGACGAAAATTCGGGCTGGCGAGAATCCGCAGTTCATGGAGAGTTTCCTGCTGCATCGGGTCAACCCAGAGGAGGTCAACTCGATGGGATTGCGGGTGCGAGTCTACGGATGCGAAAGGATGCGTCGCGAGCGGCTCATCGGGGAATCGATCGTCAGTTTCGCCAACATCGATCTGGAGCTGGAGACGAACCTGTGGCTGCCGCTGGAACCGAGAGCCAATTCAACC ataaaTGGCTCCACGAGCGACATATTAAGCTTAGCTCGGTCGGATAGTACGGGATCAACAACTTCGATGCAACATGGAGGGGTCCCGGAGCTACTGCTAGCTCTAGGTTACAATGGTACCACGGGACGATTAACTGTGGAG ATTGTGAAGGGTAGTCAATTCCGAAACCTTGCCTTGAACAAGGTCCCCGATACGTATGTGAAGCTGTGTTTGGTCAACAGCATGGGCCAGGAGATGGCACGGGCAAAGACTTCGACCCGTCGTGGTCAGCCGAATCCGCTGTTCAAGGAAACGTTTATCTTTCAG GTGGCCTTATTCCAGTTGAACGACGTCACCCTGATGGTGTCGGTGTACGCAAAACGAAACATGAAACGCAACGAGATGGTCGGCTGGTTCAGCATGGGTCTTAACTCGAGCGGACCGGAGGAGAATGACCACTGGCGCGAGATGCGCGACGGCATGAACCCGCGCTCGGAGTTGGTGACACGATGGCACGTCCTGGTGGATTCCTGA